A region of bacterium DNA encodes the following proteins:
- the rimO gene encoding 30S ribosomal protein S12 methylthiotransferase RimO, translated as MTHASPKVAQPRVGFVSLGCPKALVDSERIMTQLRAEGYGFTKEYGDADVVVVNTCGFLDSAREESLDAIGEAMKANGKVIVTGCMGAEPDKIRERHPNVLAITGPQQYESVVNAVHEAVPPSHDPYLDLLPPQGVKLTPRHYAYLKISEGCNNRCSFCIIPALRGDLVSRPVGDVLREAEKLVGAGVKEILVISQDTSAYGVDIKYAESMWKDRSVKAKFLDLSQALGELGVWVRMHYVYPYPHVDAVIELMAEGKILPYIDIPFQHASPNVLKAMRRPASQEKTLERIKKWRDICPDLAIRSTFIVGFPGETEEDMDILTDWLEEVQIDRAGCFKYEPVQGAAANALEGHVPPDVQEARWHRCMQVQQAISAKRLERHIGKTLPVIIDEVHADGTAKGRSQFDAPEIDGVVHVKAGRALKPGMIVPVSISRSSEYDLYGKTA; from the coding sequence ATGACCCACGCATCACCCAAAGTCGCCCAGCCTAGAGTCGGGTTCGTCAGCCTCGGCTGCCCCAAGGCGCTGGTGGATTCCGAGCGCATCATGACGCAGCTTCGCGCGGAAGGCTACGGTTTCACCAAGGAATATGGCGATGCCGACGTGGTGGTGGTGAATACTTGCGGGTTTCTGGATTCCGCCCGCGAGGAGTCGCTGGATGCCATCGGCGAGGCGATGAAGGCCAACGGCAAGGTGATCGTCACCGGCTGCATGGGGGCCGAGCCGGACAAGATTCGCGAGCGTCACCCCAATGTTTTGGCCATTACCGGGCCGCAGCAATATGAGAGTGTGGTGAATGCCGTGCATGAGGCCGTGCCGCCTTCGCACGATCCGTATCTGGACCTGCTGCCGCCGCAAGGAGTGAAGCTGACGCCGCGGCATTATGCCTACCTCAAGATTTCCGAAGGCTGTAACAACCGCTGCAGCTTCTGCATCATCCCGGCTTTGCGTGGCGACCTGGTGAGCCGTCCGGTGGGAGATGTTCTGCGCGAGGCAGAGAAGCTGGTGGGCGCGGGGGTGAAGGAAATCCTCGTGATTTCGCAGGATACCTCGGCTTACGGTGTCGACATCAAATATGCCGAAAGCATGTGGAAAGACCGCAGCGTGAAGGCCAAATTCCTTGACCTGTCCCAGGCTTTGGGTGAGCTCGGCGTGTGGGTGCGCATGCATTATGTCTACCCCTATCCGCATGTGGATGCGGTGATTGAGCTGATGGCCGAGGGCAAGATTCTGCCTTACATCGACATTCCTTTCCAGCATGCCAGCCCGAATGTGTTGAAGGCCATGCGCCGCCCGGCCAGCCAGGAAAAGACACTGGAGCGCATCAAGAAATGGCGCGATATCTGCCCCGATCTGGCGATTCGCTCCACCTTTATCGTCGGGTTTCCCGGTGAGACGGAAGAGGATATGGATATCCTGACCGACTGGTTGGAAGAGGTGCAGATCGACCGCGCCGGCTGCTTCAAGTACGAACCGGTGCAGGGTGCGGCCGCCAATGCGCTGGAAGGCCACGTGCCGCCGGACGTGCAGGAAGCCCGCTGGCACCGCTGCATGCAGGTGCAGCAGGCCATCAGCGCGAAACGGCTGGAGCGGCATATCGGCAAGACATTGCCGGTGATCATCGACGAGGTGCATGCCGACGGCACCGCCAAGGGGCGCAGCCAGTTCGACGCGCCGGAGATCGACGGTGTGGTGCATGTGAAGGCGGGCAGGGCGCTGAAGCCGGGCATGATCGTGCCGGTCTCCATCAGCCGCAGCAGCGAATAC
- a CDS encoding DedA family protein, with the protein MESVTEFFMHLVEKLGYLGIFIATAVESTFVPLPAEMTLIPAGILAAHGKMHYWLILLSSTAGVIVGSLVNYWLGLRFGRALIIKYGKYVLMNEEFLAKTETFFQKHGAYATFGGRLLPGLRHYIAFPAGIARMNLKRFTIATSLGGGIWMWILLQLGFMAGVKNPDGVDTQTVEQIILGLSALLVLMYFVKAKLLK; encoded by the coding sequence ATGGAATCCGTTACCGAATTCTTCATGCACCTGGTGGAAAAGCTCGGCTATTTAGGCATTTTCATCGCCACTGCCGTGGAAAGCACCTTTGTGCCGCTTCCGGCTGAAATGACGCTGATTCCTGCGGGCATCCTGGCGGCCCACGGTAAAATGCATTATTGGCTCATCCTGCTTTCCAGCACGGCGGGGGTGATTGTCGGTTCGCTCGTCAATTACTGGCTGGGCCTGCGCTTCGGCCGCGCCCTCATCATCAAATACGGCAAATATGTGCTGATGAACGAGGAGTTCCTCGCCAAAACGGAAACCTTTTTTCAAAAACACGGCGCCTACGCCACATTCGGCGGCCGCCTGCTTCCGGGGCTACGCCATTACATCGCCTTCCCCGCCGGCATTGCGCGCATGAACCTCAAACGCTTCACCATCGCCACCTCGCTCGGCGGCGGCATCTGGATGTGGATTCTCCTTCAGCTCGGCTTCATGGCCGGCGTTAAAAACCCCGACGGCGTCGACACGCAAACCGTAGAGCAAATTATCCTCGGCCTTTCCGCGCTACTGGTACTCATGTATTTCGTAAAAGCTAAACTGCTGAAATAA